A part of Pseudomonas sp. HR96 genomic DNA contains:
- a CDS encoding YbaK/EbsC family protein, whose product MSLASVKSFLADHAPDLAVIELPESTATVALAALAHQVEPGQIAKSLSLRVNEQVILIVTRGDARLDNRKFKERFGVKAKMLGAEEVEAYTGHPVGGVCPFGLPEGVAVYCDVSLQAFDEVLPAGGAINAAVRLNPQRMASLVKAQWVDVVQG is encoded by the coding sequence ATGAGTCTTGCCAGCGTCAAATCCTTCCTCGCCGACCATGCCCCCGACCTTGCCGTCATCGAGCTGCCTGAAAGCACGGCCACCGTGGCCCTGGCCGCGCTGGCCCATCAGGTGGAGCCGGGGCAGATTGCCAAGTCACTTTCTCTGCGGGTCAATGAACAGGTCATCCTCATCGTCACCCGTGGCGATGCACGGCTGGACAACCGCAAGTTCAAGGAGCGGTTCGGGGTCAAGGCAAAGATGCTCGGTGCCGAGGAGGTAGAAGCGTACACCGGGCATCCGGTGGGCGGGGTCTGCCCGTTCGGCTTGCCGGAGGGCGTGGCGGTGTATTGCGATGTGTCGCTGCAGGCTTTCGACGAAGTACTGCCGGCCGGCGGCGCGATCAATGCGGCGGTGCGCTTGAATCCCCAACGGATGGCGAGTCTGGTCAAGGCGCAGTGGGTGGATGTCGTGCAGGGGTGA
- the glgX gene encoding glycogen debranching protein GlgX, translating to MTDQPANDSATDQPRPASRVSEGLPYPLGATWDGSGVNFAIFSANATKVELCLFDAEGKEEIERIALPEFTNEIWHGYLPDARPGTLYGYRVHGPYDPANGHRFNPNKLLIDPYAKQIWGELQWDDALFGYTVGHEDGDLSFDERDSAPFMPRCRVIDPAFTWGNTPKPNVPWENTVFYETHVRGFTMRHPSVREAERGTFAAFHENDVVEYIRSLGVTSVELMPVHYFLDDNHLLEKGLRNFWGYNTLGFFAPHGRYLAGQSIGEFKVMVSRFHKAGLEVILDVVYNHTAEGNEMGPTLSLKGIDNASYYRLMPDDARYYINDTGTGNTLNMSHPCVLQMVTDSLRYWSSEMGVDGFRFDLATILGREAHGFSEGGGFLDACRQDPVLAKVKLVAEPWDCGPGGYQVGNFPPGWMEWNDKFRDISRAFWKGDDEMLGDFAKIFLGSGDQFNRRGRKPASSVNFITAHDGFTLNDLVSYNDKHNEANGEDNRDGHSDNKSWNCGVEGPTEDPEILALRYRQMRNLLATLFLAQGTPMLLAGDEFARTQGGSNNAYCQDSEIGWVDWNVSEQSAELQDFVRYLIELRARYPLLRRNRFFTGEYDEGMGVKDVSWIQPNGSEMGTEQWQDGNNRCMGILLDGRTKASGIQREGVDNSLLIIVNAHHDVVSFTLPQVPQGAKWVLQLDTNQPDLDLGETFEFGAEYQVTGRSVLMFELKKPSSRKRK from the coding sequence ATGACCGATCAACCAGCGAACGACAGTGCAACTGATCAACCCCGTCCCGCCAGCCGCGTCAGCGAAGGTCTGCCGTACCCACTGGGCGCGACCTGGGATGGTTCGGGGGTCAACTTTGCGATTTTTTCCGCCAATGCCACCAAGGTCGAACTCTGCCTGTTCGACGCTGAAGGCAAGGAAGAGATCGAGCGCATCGCGCTCCCCGAATTCACCAACGAAATCTGGCACGGCTACCTGCCCGATGCCCGTCCCGGTACCCTTTATGGGTATCGCGTGCACGGCCCTTACGACCCGGCCAACGGCCACCGCTTCAACCCCAACAAACTGCTGATCGACCCCTACGCCAAGCAGATCTGGGGCGAGCTGCAGTGGGACGACGCCTTGTTCGGCTACACCGTGGGCCACGAAGACGGCGACCTCTCGTTCGACGAGCGCGACAGCGCGCCGTTCATGCCGCGCTGCCGGGTGATCGACCCGGCGTTCACCTGGGGCAACACGCCCAAGCCGAACGTGCCGTGGGAGAACACCGTGTTCTACGAGACCCACGTGCGCGGCTTCACCATGCGTCACCCCTCGGTACGTGAAGCGGAGCGGGGCACCTTTGCCGCCTTCCACGAGAACGACGTGGTCGAGTACATCCGCTCGCTCGGCGTGACCTCGGTGGAACTGATGCCGGTGCATTACTTCCTCGACGACAACCACCTGCTGGAAAAAGGCCTGCGCAACTTCTGGGGCTACAACACCCTGGGCTTCTTCGCACCCCATGGCCGCTACCTGGCCGGGCAGTCGATCGGCGAATTCAAAGTGATGGTCTCGCGTTTTCACAAGGCCGGTCTGGAAGTCATCCTCGACGTGGTCTACAACCACACCGCCGAAGGCAACGAGATGGGTCCGACCCTCTCGCTCAAAGGCATCGACAACGCCAGCTACTACCGCCTGATGCCCGACGATGCACGCTACTACATCAACGACACCGGCACCGGCAACACCCTGAACATGAGCCACCCGTGCGTGCTGCAGATGGTCACCGACTCGCTGCGCTACTGGAGTTCGGAGATGGGCGTGGACGGTTTCCGCTTCGACCTGGCGACCATTCTCGGCCGGGAGGCCCATGGTTTCAGCGAAGGCGGGGGCTTCCTCGACGCCTGCCGCCAGGACCCGGTGCTGGCCAAAGTCAAGCTGGTGGCCGAGCCCTGGGACTGTGGCCCCGGTGGCTACCAGGTGGGCAACTTCCCGCCGGGCTGGATGGAATGGAACGACAAGTTCCGCGACATCTCCCGGGCCTTCTGGAAAGGCGACGACGAGATGCTCGGCGACTTTGCGAAGATCTTCCTGGGCTCGGGCGACCAGTTCAACCGTCGCGGCCGCAAGCCGGCGTCCTCGGTGAATTTCATCACCGCCCACGACGGTTTCACCCTCAACGACCTGGTTTCCTACAACGACAAGCACAACGAAGCCAACGGTGAAGACAACCGTGACGGCCACTCGGACAACAAGTCGTGGAACTGCGGCGTCGAAGGCCCGACCGAAGACCCGGAAATCCTCGCGCTGCGCTACCGGCAGATGCGCAACCTCCTAGCCACCTTGTTCCTCGCCCAAGGCACGCCGATGCTGCTGGCCGGTGACGAGTTCGCTCGCACCCAGGGCGGCAGCAACAACGCCTACTGCCAGGACAGCGAGATCGGCTGGGTCGATTGGAACGTCAGCGAGCAGAGCGCCGAGCTGCAGGATTTCGTGCGCTACCTGATCGAGCTGCGCGCACGCTACCCGCTGCTGCGCCGCAACCGTTTCTTCACCGGCGAGTATGACGAAGGCATGGGCGTGAAAGACGTCAGCTGGATTCAACCCAACGGTTCGGAAATGGGCACCGAGCAGTGGCAGGACGGCAACAACCGCTGCATGGGCATCCTGCTCGACGGTCGCACCAAGGCCAGTGGTATCCAGCGCGAGGGCGTCGACAACTCGCTGTTGATCATCGTCAACGCGCACCACGACGTGGTGTCATTCACCTTGCCGCAAGTGCCGCAGGGGGCCAAGTGGGTGTTGCAACTGGACACCAACCAGCCGGATCTGGACCTGGGCGAAACCTTCGAGTTCGGCGCCGAGTACCAGGTGACCGGTCGTTCGGTGCTGATGTTCGAGCTGAAAAAACCTAGCTCGCGCAAGCGCAAGTAA
- a CDS encoding Gfo/Idh/MocA family oxidoreductase, whose translation MNNDLDAATANRRRFLKLTGSAVATAGVVGLTGQAAWAQGAAPSPGMAATPARELPAAVKLPPMQEDKSEKAQMPVQLGKDGRLGLAIVGLGRLSLEEIMPALATSKRCRVTALVSGDPAKARQVAAMYDVPESHLYNYETFDQLRDNPDVHAVYIVLPNALHKEFTVRAAHAGKHVLCEKPMATSVADCQAMIAACKAADRRLMIAYRIQYEPLDRQVKDWVRNRAALGQIKLITMSNCQNQSKQNTRQWRHIKALAGGGALPDIGLYCLNTSRFLLGEEPVEVQASLYSTPGDPRFTEVEEAILWQMRFPGGTRVQCNASYGTFTSKHYRVVGDSGWANMDPAFAYRGLQLKRSRIASDTSEFIAPGIEQISPPEKNQFALEMDHFADCVANGKQPWTPGEEGLQDQRIMEAIYQSAHSGKPVELPTVNGLDAFRGTPPSPS comes from the coding sequence GTGAACAATGACCTGGACGCTGCCACGGCCAACCGACGCCGTTTCCTCAAACTGACCGGTTCGGCCGTGGCCACTGCCGGTGTGGTCGGCCTGACCGGCCAGGCCGCCTGGGCACAAGGTGCTGCCCCATCGCCCGGCATGGCGGCCACGCCGGCCAGGGAGCTGCCGGCGGCGGTCAAGCTGCCGCCCATGCAGGAAGATAAAAGCGAGAAGGCCCAGATGCCGGTGCAACTGGGCAAGGACGGCCGCCTGGGGCTGGCCATCGTCGGCCTCGGGCGCCTGAGCCTGGAGGAGATCATGCCGGCGCTGGCCACCAGCAAGCGCTGCCGGGTCACCGCGCTGGTCAGTGGCGACCCAGCCAAGGCGCGCCAGGTAGCTGCGATGTATGACGTGCCCGAAAGCCATCTGTACAACTACGAGACCTTCGACCAACTGCGCGACAACCCGGACGTGCACGCGGTGTATATCGTCCTGCCCAACGCCCTGCACAAGGAATTTACCGTGCGCGCCGCCCATGCCGGCAAGCACGTACTGTGCGAAAAGCCCATGGCCACCTCGGTCGCCGATTGCCAGGCGATGATCGCTGCCTGCAAGGCGGCAGACCGCCGGCTGATGATTGCCTATCGCATTCAATACGAGCCCCTTGACCGCCAGGTCAAGGACTGGGTGCGCAACCGCGCGGCGCTGGGGCAGATCAAGCTGATCACGATGTCCAATTGCCAGAACCAATCGAAGCAGAACACCCGCCAGTGGCGCCACATCAAGGCGCTGGCCGGCGGCGGGGCGTTGCCGGACATCGGCCTGTACTGCCTCAACACCTCACGCTTCCTGTTGGGGGAGGAGCCGGTGGAGGTCCAGGCCAGCCTCTACAGTACCCCCGGCGACCCGCGCTTTACCGAGGTGGAAGAAGCCATCCTGTGGCAGATGCGCTTTCCCGGCGGCACCCGGGTGCAGTGCAACGCCAGCTATGGCACCTTCACCTCCAAGCACTACCGAGTGGTCGGCGACAGCGGTTGGGCCAACATGGACCCGGCATTCGCCTATCGCGGGCTGCAGCTCAAGCGCAGCCGCATTGCCAGTGACACAAGCGAGTTCATCGCGCCGGGCATCGAGCAGATCAGCCCGCCCGAGAAAAACCAGTTCGCCCTGGAGATGGACCATTTTGCCGACTGCGTTGCCAACGGCAAGCAACCGTGGACACCCGGCGAGGAGGGCCTGCAGGACCAGCGCATCATGGAGGCGATCTACCAGTCGGCCCACAGCGGCAAGCCGGTGGAGCTGCCGACGGTCAACGGCCTGGATGCCTTTCGCGGCACGCCGCCCAGCCCGTCCTGA
- the arnT gene encoding lipid IV(A) 4-amino-4-deoxy-L-arabinosyltransferase, with product MTQRWALPLLILAFVLFYLAPLGSHGLWIPDETRYAQASQEMLLSGHWATPHFMGLRYFEKPAAGYWMIALGQAVFGQTLFGVRIASALSLGLSVLLAYAVAGRLWRDARTRLACAAVYMSLCLIAAGAGYANLDPQFSAWLNLSIAAGFYASDSERRRQRLAAWAVLGLAAGMAFMTKGFLALLLPVLVIAPYLIWQRRFLELVGYGSLAMLVAVLVALPWALTIHTQEPDFWRYFFWDEHIRRFAGNDAQHAAPFWYYLPLLALSSLPWLGLLPGTFAQGWRQRGDHRQVFVWLWLLLPFLFFSMAKGKLPSYIMPCMLPLGLLLGRYLVTLLEQGATQVLRRNAALNLTLGVAGLLALAFFQFKQPIYVNEPAHLLLLLLALGAWTLGNALSLWRPARLWAAPAVAMGALLALAPAALPDKVVVNKTPDVFIAEHAGQLRSAHSLLSNELGTASALAWHTGKPDITLFNTSGETNYGMRYPDAQGRAVGMDQVRQWLRAARKAGPVGVAMRVKSSDEQRELALLPADGQRYEQGSVVIVLYDRLP from the coding sequence ATGACCCAACGTTGGGCATTGCCACTCCTGATTCTTGCGTTCGTACTGTTCTACCTGGCGCCGCTGGGCAGCCACGGCCTGTGGATTCCGGATGAGACCCGCTACGCCCAGGCCAGCCAGGAAATGCTCCTGAGCGGCCATTGGGCCACGCCGCATTTCATGGGCCTGCGCTATTTCGAAAAACCCGCCGCCGGGTACTGGATGATTGCCCTGGGCCAGGCCGTGTTCGGCCAGACGCTGTTCGGCGTGCGCATCGCCTCGGCCCTGAGCCTGGGGCTCAGCGTACTGCTGGCCTACGCGGTGGCTGGACGCCTGTGGCGCGATGCGCGCACCCGTCTGGCCTGCGCGGCGGTGTACATGAGCTTGTGCCTGATCGCGGCCGGCGCCGGTTACGCCAACCTCGACCCGCAGTTCAGCGCCTGGCTGAACCTGAGCATCGCCGCTGGCTTCTACGCCAGCGACAGCGAGCGCCGGCGCCAGCGCCTGGCCGCCTGGGCAGTGCTTGGGCTGGCCGCCGGTATGGCGTTCATGACCAAGGGCTTTCTGGCGCTGCTGCTGCCGGTGCTGGTGATTGCGCCGTACCTGATCTGGCAGCGACGCTTTCTCGAACTGGTGGGCTACGGCAGCCTGGCGATGCTGGTCGCGGTGCTGGTGGCGCTGCCCTGGGCGCTGACCATCCACACCCAGGAACCGGACTTCTGGCGCTATTTCTTCTGGGACGAGCACATCCGCCGCTTTGCCGGCAACGACGCCCAGCACGCCGCGCCGTTCTGGTATTACCTGCCGCTGCTGGCCCTGAGCAGCCTGCCATGGCTGGGCCTGCTGCCAGGCACCTTCGCGCAGGGCTGGCGCCAGCGCGGCGACCACCGGCAGGTGTTCGTGTGGCTGTGGCTGTTGCTGCCATTTCTGTTCTTCAGCATGGCCAAGGGCAAGCTGCCGTCCTACATCATGCCCTGCATGTTGCCGCTGGGCCTGCTGTTGGGGCGCTATCTGGTGACCCTGCTGGAGCAGGGCGCCACCCAGGTGCTGCGGCGCAACGCAGCGCTGAACCTGACACTGGGGGTGGCCGGGCTATTGGCCTTGGCGTTCTTCCAGTTCAAGCAGCCGATCTACGTCAACGAGCCTGCGCATCTGCTGTTGCTGCTGCTGGCCCTCGGCGCCTGGACCCTGGGCAATGCCCTGAGCCTCTGGCGCCCGGCGCGGCTGTGGGCAGCACCCGCCGTGGCGATGGGCGCCTTGCTGGCCTTGGCGCCGGCAGCGCTGCCGGACAAGGTGGTGGTGAACAAGACCCCGGACGTATTCATTGCCGAGCACGCGGGGCAGCTGCGCAGCGCCCACAGCCTGTTGAGCAACGAGCTGGGCACCGCCTCGGCCCTGGCCTGGCACACCGGCAAGCCGGACATCACCCTGTTCAACACCTCCGGCGAGACCAACTACGGCATGCGCTACCCCGATGCCCAGGGCCGCGCGGTGGGCATGGATCAGGTCCGGCAGTGGTTGCGGGCAGCGCGCAAGGCGGGCCCGGTGGGGGTGGCCATGCGGGTCAAGAGCAGCGACGAGCAGCGCGAATTGGCCCTGCTGCCCGCCGACGGGCAGCGGTATGAACAGGGCAGTGTGGTAATCGTGCTGTACGACCGCCTGCCTTGA
- a CDS encoding ABC transporter ATP-binding protein: MSALEILAVHKQYAGQPAVADIRLAVASGSRTAIVGPSGSGKTTLLRLIAGFEFPDQGTIRLAGRTLFDEATALPAHQRQVGYVPQDGALFAHLSVADNIGFGLSGSRRARRPQVQALLEQVSLAANLIDRWPHELSGGQQQRVALARALAQRPRLMLLDEPFSALDTGLRANLRKAVAQVLGEAGITTLLVTHDQAEALSFADQLAVMRNGWLVQAGDPQALYRAPVDEETAGFLGEAIILPAQVAAGGADCALGRVAVGATAPPGPGRLLLRAEQLCLAEVGAPGQVLSLEFNGSHFGVEVRLDAGPLLSLRVPSAAQVSVGDRVRIGVSGQAHVFNARLDRPWAALPSDDPSRIAR; the protein is encoded by the coding sequence ATGAGTGCACTTGAAATCCTTGCAGTCCACAAGCAGTACGCCGGGCAGCCGGCCGTGGCAGACATCCGCCTGGCGGTCGCCAGCGGCAGCCGCACGGCCATTGTCGGGCCCTCGGGTTCGGGCAAGACCACCTTGCTGCGGCTGATCGCCGGCTTCGAGTTTCCCGACCAGGGCACCATCCGCCTGGCCGGGCGCACGTTGTTCGATGAGGCCACCGCGCTGCCGGCGCACCAGCGCCAGGTTGGCTATGTGCCCCAGGACGGCGCGTTGTTCGCCCACCTGAGTGTGGCCGACAATATCGGCTTCGGCCTCAGCGGATCGCGGCGGGCGCGGCGCCCGCAGGTGCAGGCGCTGCTGGAGCAGGTGTCCTTGGCCGCCAACCTGATCGACCGCTGGCCTCACGAACTGTCGGGCGGCCAGCAGCAGCGCGTGGCGCTGGCCCGCGCCCTGGCCCAGCGGCCTCGCCTGATGCTGCTGGACGAACCTTTCTCGGCCCTCGACACCGGCCTGCGCGCCAACCTGCGCAAGGCGGTGGCGCAGGTGCTGGGCGAGGCCGGCATCACCACCTTGCTGGTCACCCACGACCAGGCCGAGGCGCTGTCTTTCGCCGACCAACTGGCGGTCATGCGCAACGGCTGGCTGGTGCAGGCCGGCGACCCACAGGCGCTGTACCGGGCACCGGTGGACGAAGAAACCGCAGGGTTTCTCGGCGAGGCGATCATCCTGCCGGCCCAGGTGGCCGCCGGCGGGGCCGATTGCGCATTGGGCCGGGTGGCGGTTGGCGCTACAGCGCCGCCGGGGCCGGGGCGGCTGCTGTTGCGCGCCGAGCAGTTGTGCCTGGCCGAGGTCGGCGCGCCGGGCCAGGTGCTGAGCCTGGAGTTCAACGGCAGCCATTTCGGCGTTGAGGTACGGCTGGACGCCGGGCCGCTGTTGAGCCTGCGAGTGCCTAGCGCGGCTCAGGTGAGTGTGGGAGACCGGGTGCGGATCGGCGTGTCCGGCCAGGCGCATGTGTTCAACGCCAGGCTTGATCGGCCTTGGGCCGCGTTACCGTCAGATGATCCATCCCGGATAGCGAGGTAA
- a CDS encoding ABC transporter permease: MRLCAVAIALLALLPLGFVVLVAVQSGWDSLVSLVWRPRVGELLGNTLWLVLLTVPLCVVLGVALAWLTERSDLPGRRLWSLLATAPIAVPAFVHSYAWVSLVPAMHGLGAAVLVSVLAYFPFLYLPAAAALRRMDPALEDVAQSLGHKPWPVFLRVVLPQLRVAMLGGGLLVALHLLAEYGLYALIRFDTFTTAIFDQFQSSYNGPAANMLAGVLALCCLLLLGLEATARGTARYARVGAGSARLQSPKRLGRAGRWLAQGLMVLTASLALGVPLLTLSQWLWAGGGEVWGDPQLWQTLQQTLLLGSGGALLTTAAAVPIAWLSVRKPGRLLRVLEGCNYLSSALPGIVVALALVTLTVHYARPLYQTLFTVLVAYVLMFLPRALVSLRTGIAQAPVELENIARSLGRTPAQALWSVTLRLAAPGAAAGAALVFLAVTNELTATLLLAPNGTRTLATAFWARTSEIDYAAAAPYALIMMLLSLPLTAILYHQSRRAAGR; this comes from the coding sequence CTGCGCCTGTGCGCAGTGGCCATCGCCTTGCTGGCCTTGCTGCCGCTCGGTTTCGTAGTGCTGGTGGCGGTGCAGAGCGGCTGGGACAGCCTGGTCAGCCTGGTCTGGCGGCCGCGGGTCGGCGAGCTGTTGGGCAATACACTGTGGCTGGTGCTGCTCACCGTGCCGCTATGCGTGGTGCTGGGCGTGGCGCTGGCCTGGCTGACCGAGCGCAGCGACCTGCCCGGCCGGCGCCTGTGGTCGTTGCTGGCCACTGCGCCAATCGCCGTACCGGCCTTCGTTCATAGCTACGCCTGGGTCAGCCTGGTGCCGGCCATGCACGGGCTGGGCGCCGCTGTGCTGGTCTCGGTGCTGGCCTATTTCCCCTTTCTCTATCTGCCGGCGGCGGCCGCCTTGCGGCGCATGGACCCGGCCCTGGAAGACGTCGCCCAGTCGCTGGGGCACAAGCCCTGGCCGGTGTTCCTGCGGGTGGTGCTGCCACAGCTGCGCGTGGCCATGCTCGGCGGCGGCCTGCTGGTGGCCCTGCATCTGCTGGCCGAATACGGCTTGTACGCGCTGATTCGGTTCGACACCTTCACCACGGCGATTTTTGATCAGTTCCAATCAAGCTATAACGGCCCCGCCGCAAACATGCTGGCCGGGGTGTTGGCGCTGTGCTGCCTGCTGTTGCTCGGGCTGGAAGCGACGGCCCGGGGCACTGCCCGTTACGCCAGGGTCGGCGCCGGCAGCGCGCGCCTGCAGAGTCCCAAGCGCCTGGGGCGGGCCGGGCGGTGGCTGGCGCAAGGGCTGATGGTGCTGACCGCCAGCCTGGCCCTGGGGGTGCCCTTGCTGACTTTGAGCCAGTGGCTGTGGGCCGGCGGCGGCGAGGTGTGGGGCGACCCGCAGCTGTGGCAAACCTTGCAGCAGACCCTGCTGCTGGGCTCGGGCGGGGCGCTGTTGACCACCGCCGCCGCCGTGCCGATCGCCTGGCTGTCGGTGCGCAAGCCCGGGCGCCTGCTGCGCGTGCTCGAGGGCTGCAATTACCTCAGCAGTGCGCTGCCGGGCATCGTCGTCGCCCTGGCCCTGGTAACCCTGACGGTGCATTACGCCCGGCCGTTGTACCAGACGCTGTTCACCGTGCTGGTGGCCTATGTGCTGATGTTCCTGCCGCGCGCGCTGGTCAGCCTGCGCACCGGCATTGCCCAGGCGCCGGTGGAGCTGGAAAACATCGCCCGCAGCCTGGGCCGCACGCCGGCCCAGGCACTGTGGTCGGTGACCCTGCGCCTGGCCGCGCCAGGGGCGGCGGCCGGCGCGGCGCTGGTGTTTCTGGCGGTGACCAACGAACTGACCGCGACCCTGCTGCTGGCGCCCAACGGCACCCGCACCCTGGCCACGGCATTCTGGGCGCGCACCAGCGAGATCGACTACGCCGCCGCAGCCCCCTATGCGCTGATCATGATGCTGCTGAGCCTGCCGCTCACGGCCATTCTCTACCACCAATCCAGACGAGCCGCCGGCCGATGA
- a CDS encoding iron ABC transporter substrate-binding protein, producing MISPFASYLKVTLLTAAIVGSSHAMAAANADGIVVYNAQHESLTKAWVDGFTRQTGIKVTLRNGDDSEMGNQLVQEGKASPADVFLTENSPAMVLVDRAGLFAPLPSATLSQIGSAYRPAHGNWTAIAARSTVFVYNKSKLKANELPASLLDLSKPEWKGRWAASPAGADFQAIVAAVLQLKGEQATLDWLKAMKANASLYRGNSAVLKAVNAGQVDSGVIYHYYRFVDGAKTGENSRNTGLHYFKQQDPGAFVSVSGAGVLASSKHPEQAQAFVQYVTSQQGQAVLETGNSFEYAVGEGARSNPALVPLSQLDAPLVDPSTLDSRKVVELMTQAGLL from the coding sequence ATGATTTCCCCCTTCGCGTCTTACCTCAAGGTGACCCTGCTGACGGCCGCCATCGTTGGCAGCAGCCACGCCATGGCCGCCGCCAATGCCGATGGCATCGTGGTCTACAACGCTCAGCATGAAAGCCTGACCAAGGCCTGGGTCGATGGCTTCACCCGGCAGACCGGTATCAAGGTCACCCTGCGCAACGGCGATGACAGCGAGATGGGCAACCAGCTGGTGCAGGAGGGCAAGGCCTCCCCGGCCGACGTGTTCCTTACCGAAAACTCCCCGGCCATGGTCCTGGTCGACCGCGCCGGGCTGTTCGCGCCGCTGCCGTCGGCGACCCTGAGCCAGATAGGCAGCGCCTACCGACCGGCTCACGGCAACTGGACGGCGATTGCCGCGCGCTCCACCGTGTTCGTCTACAACAAGAGCAAGCTCAAGGCCAACGAACTGCCAGCCTCGCTGCTCGACCTGAGCAAACCCGAGTGGAAAGGGCGCTGGGCCGCCTCGCCAGCAGGTGCCGACTTCCAGGCCATCGTCGCCGCCGTGCTGCAACTCAAGGGCGAGCAGGCCACCCTCGACTGGCTCAAAGCCATGAAGGCCAACGCCAGCCTCTACCGCGGCAACAGTGCGGTGCTCAAGGCGGTCAACGCCGGGCAGGTCGACAGCGGGGTGATCTATCACTACTACCGTTTCGTCGACGGCGCCAAGACCGGCGAAAACAGCCGGAACACCGGCTTGCACTATTTCAAGCAGCAGGATCCGGGCGCCTTCGTCAGCGTCTCCGGGGCCGGCGTGCTGGCCTCCAGCAAGCACCCCGAGCAGGCCCAGGCCTTCGTCCAGTACGTCACCAGCCAGCAGGGCCAGGCGGTGCTGGAAACCGGCAATTCGTTCGAGTATGCGGTGGGCGAGGGTGCCCGCTCCAACCCGGCGCTGGTGCCCTTGAGCCAGCTAGACGCGCCGCTGGTCGACCCTTCGACCCTGGACAGCCGCAAGGTGGTCGAGCTGATGACCCAGGCCGGGTTGTTGTAG
- a CDS encoding phosphatase PAP2 family protein → MNDATALPAPSPLAQGRAAYCGQLLRLLGWPLLCGGLVFLVFDLSDLDLWVSDALYDGASGHFLLQQSALFHDITFRWTRLLPDAVEKAAMLGLGLAWLGSWQPRGLANPLAGLRAYRRDFLYVVTAFAVGTWLVQLCKLHTGVECPVEMARYGGHAAYGRWFQSFSLWHAPARGRCWPSGHAATGFNLLSLYFASRCNGWQPARWLLLAILLLGAATGAIRTLQGWHLLSHTLWSAVLVWFCMALLAGLFYGPRAFGR, encoded by the coding sequence ATGAACGATGCGACTGCACTCCCCGCCCCGTCGCCGCTGGCCCAAGGGCGCGCAGCCTACTGCGGCCAACTGTTGCGCCTGCTCGGTTGGCCGCTGCTGTGCGGCGGGCTGGTGTTCCTGGTATTCGACCTGAGCGACCTCGACCTGTGGGTGTCGGACGCCCTGTACGACGGCGCTAGCGGACACTTCCTGTTACAACAAAGCGCCCTGTTCCACGACATCACCTTTCGCTGGACCCGGCTGCTGCCCGACGCCGTGGAAAAGGCCGCCATGCTCGGCCTTGGTCTGGCTTGGCTCGGCAGCTGGCAGCCGCGAGGTCTGGCCAACCCGCTGGCGGGGCTGAGGGCCTATCGGCGTGATTTTCTCTACGTGGTGACCGCGTTCGCCGTGGGCACCTGGCTGGTGCAGTTGTGCAAGCTGCACACGGGTGTCGAGTGCCCGGTCGAGATGGCCCGCTATGGCGGGCACGCCGCCTACGGGCGCTGGTTCCAGAGCTTTTCCTTGTGGCACGCGCCCGCTCGCGGGCGCTGCTGGCCCAGCGGCCACGCCGCCACCGGTTTCAACCTGTTAAGCCTGTATTTTGCCAGCCGCTGCAACGGCTGGCAGCCGGCCCGCTGGCTGCTGCTGGCCATCCTCCTGCTCGGCGCCGCGACGGGCGCGATCCGCACGCTGCAGGGCTGGCACCTGCTGTCGCACACCCTGTGGTCCGCAGTGCTGGTGTGGTTCTGCATGGCCCTGCTGGCCGGGTTGTTCTATGGGCCGCGAGCATTTGGACGCTAG
- a CDS encoding GNAT family N-acetyltransferase, whose amino-acid sequence MPVRLEIRNDPTEADRSAILKPLRAHNRAQAGDPQAESFALLVRDEHSDEVQGGLWGEVFYRWLFIELLAVPEQTRGQGMGARLMQMAEQLARDKGCVGIWLDTFSFQAPGFYEKQGFSRFGQLEDFPPGRQRFYYQKRLV is encoded by the coding sequence ATGCCAGTGCGTCTGGAGATCCGCAACGACCCCACCGAGGCCGATCGCTCGGCCATCCTCAAGCCCCTGCGCGCCCACAACCGGGCCCAGGCCGGCGACCCCCAGGCCGAATCCTTCGCCCTGCTGGTGCGCGACGAGCACAGCGACGAAGTGCAAGGCGGCTTGTGGGGCGAAGTGTTCTACCGCTGGTTGTTCATCGAACTGCTGGCCGTGCCGGAGCAGACCCGTGGGCAAGGCATGGGCGCGCGCCTGATGCAGATGGCCGAACAGCTGGCACGTGACAAGGGGTGCGTGGGGATCTGGCTGGACACCTTCAGCTTTCAGGCGCCCGGCTTCTACGAGAAGCAGGGCTTCAGCCGCTTTGGCCAGCTGGAGGATTTTCCACCGGGGCGTCAGCGCTTTTATTACCAGAAGCGTCTGGTGTAA
- a CDS encoding DUF6124 family protein — MDTASSPLTQAIPFGRGPNGEMLFVVQPGIPIDTALTHASELLDCVGAVVYESASNASEEFRPLARSAVYQLEAIRALLLASLNALAAR, encoded by the coding sequence ATGGACACTGCAAGCAGCCCCCTGACTCAAGCCATCCCCTTTGGCCGCGGCCCCAATGGCGAAATGCTTTTTGTGGTACAGCCCGGCATCCCCATCGACACCGCCTTGACCCACGCCAGCGAACTGCTCGACTGCGTGGGCGCCGTGGTCTACGAATCGGCCAGCAACGCCAGCGAAGAATTCCGCCCGCTGGCGCGCTCGGCGGTGTACCAGCTCGAGGCGATCCGGGCGCTGTTGCTCGCTTCGCTCAACGCCCTGGCGGCGCGCTGA